The Vigna unguiculata cultivar IT97K-499-35 chromosome 1, ASM411807v1, whole genome shotgun sequence nucleotide sequence TCTTTCTGAAAGGTTATCAGGCAAAGTGGCATTGGTTACAGGAGGGGCAGATGGAATTGGAGAAAGCATCGTGCGTCTGTTCCACTCTCACGGTGCTAAAATTTGTATAGTTGATGTGCAAGACAACCTTGGAAAGCAGGTGTGTGAATCCCTTAACGATGAAGCAAATGTTGTCTATTTCCATGGTGATGTCACTGTGGAAGAAGATGTTTCCCATGCAGTGGACTTCACTGTGGATAGATTTGGCACCCTCGACATCATAGTCAACAATGCTGGAATTTCTGGATCACCTAGTCCTGACATCCGCAATGCAGACTTATCAGAATTCGACAAGGTGTTCAGTGTGAATGTGAAGGGAGTGTTCCACGGCATGAAACATGCTGCCAGAATCATGATCCCAAAGAAGAAGGGTTCAATCGTTTCTTTATGCAGTGTAGCAAGTGTGATTGGTGGCCTTGGACCACATGCATACACAGGTTCTTCCAGACActatttttaatccaaaatcttaagacaatgacTTTATGAATCTTTTGTTTTATatgatgtttaattttatcatttttatttcacGTGAGACTCTCACTCATGTTTGAATTATTTCTGACAGGTTCCAAACATGCTGTTCTGGGGCTGACAAAGAATGTTGCAGCTGAATTGGGAAAATATGGCATAAGAGTGAATTGTGTGTCACCTTATGGTGTTGCAACAGCTTTGTCTGTGGCCCATTTGGCTGAGGATGAAAGAACTGAGGATGCTTTGGAAGGTTTTCGTGATTTTACAGGGAGAATGGCGAACTTGCAGGGTGTGGAGTTAACTACTCATGATGTGGCTAATGCTGTGTTATTCCTTGCAAGTGATGATGCAAGATATATAAGTGGAGACAATCTCATGGTTGATGGAGGCTTCACCAGTGTAAATCACTCGCTTAAAGTTTTTAGATGATTAGTGATGTtttatgtgtgtatgtatgttaATTTACTAAGCTTGAGACATTGCAATCATGATTTCTGTCACAAGGATTTTCAGTTAACATTCAAATGATGTGAAAAATCTCTGAAAATGGGTTTGTTTGGACATGTTGTAGGAGAAATATATCCGAATTTGTCTTTCTCCCTACATAAGAAAACTCAGTTTATACCCACTTTTGTAAATGATATATAATTCAGATTGAAGATTTTACATTTACTAAATAGTTGGGTCATCATTAACATACACAAGAAAGAGTAGATGGTACTTATCATTTGGGTTGAGTATGTGTGCCTTTAAATTCACATCTCATAAATTcacactttaaaataaaattaggtttaattaagtttaagtTTATCATAAATTTGGTTACTTTTAAtcgatatatttttaatttatttatctatagtattcaaagtttttatatttttcaattgagtgtattttatcaataattgaGTGATGtgacttttattttgatttatcatTTTGATGTAGGTAATGAGGACATGATGCTCTTGCATGACTTTCTTTAACTTCAATACCCATAATAACTAAGGGATAATCATCGCTACTATAAGTAATGGACCCATGTGTACATGAGGTGTACAAGTGTAcccattttaaaattattaccaaatattttttttcctccattaatcttatatatttgtcctcctaactttttaatattacttCCACTGACTTAGGATCTTAGATCCGCCACCGACTACCATTAATGTAAACGGTGACAACCGTTGTTATCCGATATATTTTCAATCAATGAAAGATCTTCGgaatatatcttaaaataaaaaggtatttatatattcatttatttagatATATAAACTTTATCCTAAGAACTAAAGAAGCTCCatgttattttcaattaaagtaataaaagtcACTTACTTTATATGAAcaactatattattttatattaatcataaaattgcacatattttttaaagacaaataaataagatgacataataatttaaaaattatgtcatcaattaaaaaaaattgagcaaAGAGAAagctcaattaaaaaatataaaatgtgtaaaatattcttttataaaagtaaGGGCAATCATGTTCCCTTTATCATATATTATCTCCTCTTCATGCTATTTGAAGTGGCTAATTAGTATTCCGTTTTCTCCTCTTCATGTTCAGTGGTTGCAGTTGAGTTGGTTTGGGTTACTTCGAAGTTCATTTGTTTGAGACGGAACTGATTCTTTTTCCAATTAATTACAATGAATCTCATTAAAGCGTACTTGTACATCACCCTGACGCTAATTCATTTTCACACTTCAGAAGGGTGAATACAACACGTAATAAATACTACAAAAACAAGTTCTCATGCTGCAGAATTCATCAAGCAATGTCATGATTGAGATGACAAGTGATGACTAAATGTTTTGAATACGTTAACTTCTCAAGCAAAAGACTTCTCTCATTcatcaaatgaaaaattatagaaTAAGTTGAAGAGGGTACTGGTTTAGAACACTAAAGATGGATTTTGATCACGAATTCAATTTTCCTGCCCAGAAAACAAGGACAGACATCTTGGTACATCGATACTTTAACAGAACTCAATAAAATGTTACAAGATTTAGAGATACACAATggcagaaaaaataaaattgagacgTGTATTTTACACAGTAAATTAATCTAATCAGAATCAGCATATTGGATTAGTGATTGATGCATCATCAGCAGAAGCCAGAACAAGCTGGGGTGGAAGTATTGTTCCTTCTTGTCTAGCTTTCTTGCGTTCACGCTGCAACCTGAAGAACTCTCTCTTCCTTGCTCTATAGCTGTTGGGGTTCTCAGGTTGTACCTCTCGAGGATAAACACTCACCTGTAGTAATACATGTTGTTGCATAGCCCATTAATTTGTATTCTCAAGGATTATAGGACACATGTCATCATCTAGttgtaagaaaattatttaaccTTTTTCCTGTCTGGTCcatatttctcaaattttacCACTCCATCAATCAAGGAGAAGATGGTATAGTCTTTGCCAAGCCCCACATTCTTTCCTGCATGAAACTTCAAGgtttgcagaaaaaaaaataaaaaattagatgaTTGAAACAATGAGAATGGCGCTTGTATTAGACAGTATGTACAGTAAACTGTTGTAACAACGGCAAGATATGTTGAAAACGGCATTAACTTGGTTTTGAAAAGATTTAAGAACTAGTAAAAGAtgtttttgtattgtttttcatttctctaGCATGACCTCCTCTAAAATACAATTGTCCTCCAGCTCTGCTACTAAATAGATTGATTATTGACTGCATTTGTGACTATGAGATTCCCCATCACTTCATCACTACCATTCCATTACCATTATAACAACTAACATAAAACCGACTTAGGAATTTCTTCCAGTCTATACAGAGTTATAAAAGTTATAGAATAGTTCTACTATGGTAAACAATCATCAAAAGAAACTATTACTGTTGATTGTACAAGGCAACTCCGTTAGTCAGAAGTCCCTATTCATTTTTTGCTCATTTTGTATTAGTTTTCTAGCCATTGAATAGTGCAGTAAACATTGATTATCATGAGGTTGCCAATGCACATTCATGTAAATTTTTATTCCAAGCACCAATTCAATAGTAAACTATTGATAAAGCATTAATCAACAAATCAcaaaaagcaagaaaagcttaTCCATAATCCACCACCTTCCGAAAACCATCAATCTCCATTCACCATTTGAAAATCAAAAACAGAAGGCCACACCAAACTGTTACTCCGTGAGTGTATGCAACCCAACAATTGAGACTATACCTCCAACTTCTTTCAACCACAAACAAATCTTAAGCGTAGTACATTGTGTTCTTGTGGTCTTATCCTCCCACTAAAATTATAATCTTACCTTAATAACTAACATCCACCTTTATTGCACATATTACCAACGACAAATTTCAAGACATACACCAAAAAGCACATTAGATTCAGTACCTAAGTTGTCTGTTAACAATTCCTCTGGTGCTTCTGGTAAAGTTCTCCCATCAGAACTGAAGTTTCAAATCAGTAATGTCTTGCATTAAAGATTACCATCCATTACCAAGGGGAAACTCCAACATGAAAAACATTTAAGCTTTACTTAAATCTATATTTTGTCGTCTCCAAAAACGACATTCATAGTCGTATAATCGGTGACATTATCATCACATACCACTCAATTAGTTTCTCTTCGTGGAGAAATTCATGGAGATGCTTAACATTCAACTAGTTTCTCTTCAAACTGACTTCCACCACCCTTATTCCACTCAATTCATGTAGAAAATCACCAAACTTAACAATCGtgcataaattaaaagtaagacTTGAACAGGCTAATTCAATTATGCTTCGAGCTTATCTCAATAGTCTTAATATGACAAACTATTTCATTCAGAATAAGATTAGTTTAtacagatattaaaaaaaaaaaattggaaaagtgATTCGAGAGTGCATACAAATTAACTTAAACACaagctctttttttttttcatttttttagccATGGTGAAGTTGTTCCAAACATCCTTAGTAAACAAAAAACGAAGTCTCTTCACTAACGTGAATAATATCTTAGCAACCGGAATTCACCGAAAAGCGAAAGAGAAAATGGTAAGGGAGAGGCACCTTGGTTCCGCGCTGGCGAACGATGATGGAGCCAGGCTTGGCGACCTGGTCGCCGTAAATCTTGACGCCGAGGCGCTTGCTCTGGGAGTCGCGGCCATTCTTGGTGCTTCCCGCCCCCTTCTTGTGGGCGTTCTCGATTATGAGCGGGCGGCGGCGTGGGAGGCAGACCACCGAGGTGGGCCCCGCGCGGAGAGACGCTCCGGCGAagaaggaggaggaagaagaagataaggaGAGGCCCTTGAACGCTGTTGCGAGGTTGAAAGTCATAGACATTGAAGCTGCAGCCATGGGAAGTGAAGTGGTGGAAACGATGAAGGCCACACAAAGTTTCACTGGAAATGGAAAATGGGTTGGTTGGGTATAAATGATGGATAAGAAAGAAGGAGGCTAAGGGCAAAATTTTGGGAAGATTTTAATTTGGACTCTCTGAGAGATAAAACCACATTTTTTAATCTCTTctatatgtaattatttaattatatgaattcaaattgttttattatattaattttaaagaattttattgagcatttttacttttatattattaatgattttttattttattttataaaatatgaaataagtGTTTTTAACTTTGATAAATAGTgtgaattttagttttaatttcaataaaaaaaagttattcttGCTTGCCAAATTTTCGAATTATTACTTTTAgcttttaatattcattttaagatttaatatttattttatgaatttaaatgttttttaagtgtctcgtattaatatattataactattataTCTCATTTGGAATGGTCGTTTTATTCAACATATAAGCTTAATGTAAAatctaaattcatattttatttacatcttaaaataataataatgataaaattttgttttcagtttatgtaaaataagttaattatgattttggtctttttaatttattttttattttttatccctTTGAAAATTGTTACTTATAATTTCTATCATTATATGATATTAATTAATAGCCTATGTATTAAAAGAATTACCATACTAAATAACCTATTGAGAGCGTTGTAATATAATATCAGCATGTATTATCTAAAGGAACTTTAAAAATCCATAAAATGATTCTTATTCATATATTAACCTTTTgtaatgtgtttttattttgaaactctccgcttaaaaaaatgtataattattacaatcaacaaaaattaaaattattttctaactatttttatttttatattatttttcactttagtaaaaattaaaaagagttTCTATTATATAATTCTCACACcgtaaaactaataaaaatatttattttcataattgattttcattatacaatattttatagCTTCAATATGTAATATTtgctaattaattttattaagaacTAGTTCAtcataaaatgaatattaagaactagggatgacaacggggtggggcggggacgggtttcgctatcccatactcatccccgcatcaaaaattcatccccatccccatacccaaacccaacgggtatcaaacttttttcccatccccatccccaccgggtaacgggtataatctcgtacccatacccgtacccgtgttctaactacttcaatattaatttttataaaagaaaaaaaattacggtaaagaaaacataatattatgaaatattcaatattaggaggattttcttcgatgccaaataccttaaaataaattataattgtttacattttatattagaataccaaataaaatttcatgtgaaccaaaacatttattaaatttgcaaactacaacattgatgaacttagttgataaaactaaaaaatatttcaaaaaaatataaaaggaaaacaaatattcaaattaaaatatattttaaatgtttgtttacttcaattttttaaattctaatgaatcttttttttatacactaataaaagttataatatatcacttgatcaaaatgacacaaagaacaaataataaaaggaaaacaaatattcaaattaaaatatattttaaatgtttgtttacttcaattttttaaattataatgaatctcttttttatacacta carries:
- the LOC114174763 gene encoding 50S ribosomal protein L27, chloroplastic; amino-acid sequence: MAAASMSMTFNLATAFKGLSLSSSSSSFFAGASLRAGPTSVVCLPRRRPLIIENAHKKGAGSTKNGRDSQSKRLGVKIYGDQVAKPGSIIVRQRGTKFHAGKNVGLGKDYTIFSLIDGVVKFEKYGPDRKKVSVYPREVQPENPNSYRARKREFFRLQRERKKARQEGTILPPQLVLASADDASITNPIC
- the LOC114162538 gene encoding xanthoxin dehydrogenase-like isoform X1; this translates as MSTTSVLQASAPTPSSLWSLSERLSGKVALVTGGADGIGESIVRLFHSHGAKICIVDVQDNLGKQVCESLNDEANVVYFHGDVTVEEDVSHAVDFTVDRFGTLDIIVNNAGISGSPSPDIRNADLSEFDKVFSVNVKGVFHGMKHAARIMIPKKKGSIVSLCSVASVIGGLGPHAYTGSKHAVLGLTKNVAAELGKYGIRVNCVSPYGVATALSVAHLAEDERTEDALEGFRDFTGRMANLQGVELTTHDVANAVLFLASDDARYISGDNLMVDGGFTSVNHSLKVFR
- the LOC114162538 gene encoding xanthoxin dehydrogenase-like isoform X2; this encodes MSTTSVLQASAPTPRLSGKVALVTGGADGIGESIVRLFHSHGAKICIVDVQDNLGKQVCESLNDEANVVYFHGDVTVEEDVSHAVDFTVDRFGTLDIIVNNAGISGSPSPDIRNADLSEFDKVFSVNVKGVFHGMKHAARIMIPKKKGSIVSLCSVASVIGGLGPHAYTGSKHAVLGLTKNVAAELGKYGIRVNCVSPYGVATALSVAHLAEDERTEDALEGFRDFTGRMANLQGVELTTHDVANAVLFLASDDARYISGDNLMVDGGFTSVNHSLKVFR